In Massilistercora timonensis, the following are encoded in one genomic region:
- a CDS encoding single-stranded DNA-binding protein yields MSAIIFLPGRPTTDPQIMQAKNSNTTYTTLDISCPQRGADGNKETVFYSCYFNSFLADRLMKAGVKKGTGLIIIGDLELHPFVHQKGKNQGKPNSGPSVVVKDWQFAPLTYDDVNGINPGVPGGVPQNGYGQPGGAPVPNQQGGYPTPAQGGYPQASGAPAGNYAPAGAAPQNQNGYARGGQGRTNAPHGNVPQNGYRQPQNGYAPTPGSAPNYAQGNPNQQLSGGYAPGNGAAPGTQGSYPEDGFTQVTEQQAEQLPFVA; encoded by the coding sequence ATGTCAGCAATCATCTTTTTACCAGGGAGGCCAACGACGGATCCCCAGATCATGCAGGCAAAGAACAGCAACACAACCTACACGACTCTGGACATCTCCTGCCCCCAGCGGGGAGCGGACGGGAACAAAGAAACCGTATTCTATTCCTGCTATTTCAATTCATTTCTGGCAGACCGTCTGATGAAAGCAGGTGTAAAAAAAGGCACCGGACTGATTATCATTGGAGATCTGGAACTGCATCCCTTCGTTCATCAGAAAGGGAAAAACCAAGGGAAACCGAACTCCGGCCCCAGCGTGGTTGTCAAAGACTGGCAGTTTGCGCCCTTGACTTATGACGATGTAAATGGGATCAATCCCGGCGTACCCGGAGGCGTTCCTCAGAACGGCTATGGACAGCCCGGAGGCGCTCCTGTTCCCAATCAGCAGGGTGGATACCCGACACCTGCACAGGGAGGCTATCCACAGGCATCCGGTGCTCCTGCCGGCAATTATGCACCTGCAGGCGCCGCACCGCAGAACCAGAATGGATATGCACGGGGAGGACAGGGAAGAACAAATGCTCCTCATGGCAACGTACCACAGAACGGTTACAGACAGCCCCAGAACGGCTACGCTCCGACTCCTGGAAGCGCACCCAATTACGCGCAGGGCAATCCGAACCAGCAGCTTTCCGGCGGCTATGCTCCTGGGAACGGGGCAGCTCCGGGAACACAGGGCAGCTATCCGGAAGATGGGTTCACTCAGGTTACAGAACAGCAGGCAGAGCAGCTTCCTTTTGTTGCTTGA
- a CDS encoding DNA-binding protein, giving the protein MDYITLKMANERGGVSARQRNYYCVANRIPGAVKMATLWFIPRNTKYPVDGRLKQVKEAM; this is encoded by the coding sequence ATAGACTATATAACGCTCAAAATGGCAAATGAAAGAGGGGGCGTTTCCGCTCGTCAAAGAAATTATTACTGCGTTGCGAACCGTATCCCCGGCGCTGTTAAAATGGCAACACTATGGTTTATCCCCAGGAATACTAAATATCCGGTGGACGGCAGATTAAAACAAGTCAAGGAGGCTATGTAG
- a CDS encoding response regulator transcription factor has protein sequence MAVLLIAEDEKDMQNIIVDFMQQGGHSCILANDGVEALSILENNTVDLIILDIMMPRLDGFTVCKFARNICDVPIIFLTAKGEENDKLKGYEYGADDYVTKPFSPKILLAKVNAWLRHATTANSQDILSAGEIMLYPSAHTVIVSGNEVELTHKEYELLHLFLQNKNQVFSREQLLNRIWGFDFEGNTRTVDSHIKTLRQKLGTEGRHIVTLIRSGYKFEVKP, from the coding sequence ATGGCTGTACTTTTAATAGCAGAAGATGAAAAAGATATGCAAAATATTATTGTCGATTTTATGCAACAAGGCGGACACTCTTGCATTTTAGCTAATGATGGAGTAGAGGCACTTTCCATTTTGGAAAACAATACGGTTGATCTTATTATTTTAGATATTATGATGCCACGATTAGATGGATTTACTGTATGTAAATTTGCGCGGAATATATGCGATGTACCCATTATTTTTCTTACTGCTAAAGGCGAGGAAAATGACAAACTCAAAGGCTATGAATATGGTGCAGATGATTATGTCACCAAACCCTTTAGTCCCAAAATACTGTTAGCCAAAGTCAATGCGTGGTTGCGTCATGCAACTACGGCTAATTCACAGGACATTTTATCTGCGGGAGAAATAATGCTATATCCATCGGCTCATACAGTCATTGTGTCTGGTAATGAAGTTGAGCTTACTCATAAAGAATACGAACTGTTGCATTTGTTCTTGCAGAATAAAAATCAAGTGTTCTCGCGTGAGCAGTTGTTAAACCGTATTTGGGGATTTGACTTTGAAGGAAATACACGAACTGTCGATTCACACATCAAAACGCTCCGTCAAAAGTTAGGAACCGAAGGGCGTCATATTGTGACACTAATTCGTTCTGGTTATAAGTTTGAGGTAAAACCATGA
- a CDS encoding HAMP domain-containing sensor histidine kinase, translating to MSNSFKSVEKKYFVFSRTIRFVITVLYPIMFLLAPIEYKFLLPFIWLLLFLGGEWLQEIYLHRIIVVPLGSITDTAQKLANLDFMTVCDIQSHDELGSLSNSLNTLASNLQNALDELNKANKQLKKDVQHERILLEQRKELVDSLSHEMKTPLGLIQAYTEGLKNEIDNEKRRKYMDAILAATERMNYTIISLLDLSALEAGTTVLKETLFDFVELTEEVGGRLLLDVPCERYSFTYELPEREIIVYADRRRIEQVLENLISNAKKYVCENGNIHLAVKQENQTIYFSVFNQGNTIPEQELSQIWSKFYRGKWTGQSGNGLGLAIVSQILTIYQVPFGAINHTDGVEFYFQFPIANK from the coding sequence ATGAGCAATTCATTTAAGTCAGTTGAGAAAAAATACTTTGTTTTCTCAAGAACTATACGGTTTGTTATTACAGTTTTGTATCCTATTATGTTCCTCCTAGCACCGATAGAGTATAAATTCCTGTTGCCTTTTATTTGGCTGCTTTTATTTCTTGGCGGTGAATGGCTGCAAGAGATTTACTTACATCGCATCATTGTGGTTCCACTGGGGAGCATTACTGATACTGCACAGAAACTTGCAAATCTTGATTTTATGACGGTGTGTGATATTCAGTCTCATGATGAATTAGGCAGTTTATCGAATAGCCTAAATACTTTGGCTTCAAATTTACAAAATGCTTTGGACGAATTAAATAAAGCCAACAAACAGTTAAAAAAAGATGTTCAACATGAAAGGATACTGTTAGAGCAACGAAAGGAATTAGTGGATTCTTTATCGCATGAAATGAAAACGCCTCTTGGCTTAATACAGGCTTATACTGAAGGATTAAAAAATGAGATAGATAATGAGAAGCGCAGAAAGTATATGGATGCCATTCTGGCCGCCACTGAAAGAATGAATTATACAATCATTTCCTTATTAGACTTATCTGCATTAGAGGCCGGAACCACCGTTCTAAAGGAAACTCTTTTTGATTTTGTAGAACTGACAGAGGAAGTAGGCGGACGGTTATTGCTTGATGTTCCTTGTGAAAGATACAGCTTTACTTATGAACTACCAGAGCGGGAAATTATTGTTTATGCGGACCGGCGTAGAATAGAACAGGTACTTGAAAATTTAATCAGCAATGCAAAAAAATATGTATGCGAAAACGGAAACATTCATTTAGCTGTAAAGCAGGAAAATCAGACAATCTATTTTTCTGTTTTCAATCAGGGAAATACTATTCCAGAACAGGAGCTCTCCCAAATTTGGTCAAAGTTTTATCGGGGGAAATGGACGGGACAAAGTGGTAATGGTCTTGGCCTCGCCATTGTCTCTCAAATATTGACCATATATCAAGTTCCATTTGGAGCTATCAATCATACTGATGGAGTGGAGTTTTATTTTCAATTTCCGATTGCAAACAAATAA
- a CDS encoding ATP-binding cassette domain-containing protein: MPQYILQTKELCKEFAHTAAVNRVSMNIQQGDIYGFIGENGAGKTTFMRMVAGLASPTSGTIRLFGQENLQAGRHHIGCTIENPALYKNMTARENLEIFRHAFGVKNTKSTDKVLSLMGLADTGRKRVGDFSLGMKQRLAIAVALLGNPQFLILDEPINGLDPVGIQELRNLFVQLNREQNITLLISSHILGELSKIATRYGIIHKGSLVSELSTDDLMAQCERHLIIRTDCADKAINVLQAQLGITKYKILTPYTISLKEYVGQSEVVNKTLIQNGLVLFESTIYEDSLEDYFNSIIVRR; the protein is encoded by the coding sequence ATGCCGCAATATATTTTGCAAACAAAAGAATTGTGTAAAGAATTTGCTCATACCGCTGCGGTCAATCGTGTTAGCATGAATATTCAGCAAGGCGATATATACGGCTTCATTGGTGAAAATGGGGCGGGAAAAACAACTTTTATGCGTATGGTTGCAGGACTTGCATCACCCACATCTGGCACAATCAGGTTATTTGGGCAGGAAAATTTGCAGGCCGGAAGGCACCATATTGGTTGCACGATTGAAAATCCCGCTCTGTATAAAAATATGACCGCAAGAGAAAATCTTGAAATCTTCCGTCATGCTTTCGGTGTAAAAAATACCAAAAGTACAGACAAAGTATTGTCTCTCATGGGGTTGGCGGACACCGGAAGAAAGCGTGTCGGAGATTTTTCGTTGGGCATGAAACAACGCTTGGCGATTGCAGTTGCCCTTTTGGGCAATCCTCAGTTCTTGATTTTGGACGAGCCAATTAACGGGTTAGACCCTGTTGGAATACAAGAGCTGCGTAATTTGTTCGTGCAGTTAAACCGAGAGCAAAATATAACGCTTTTGATTTCAAGTCACATTTTAGGCGAATTATCCAAAATAGCTACCAGATATGGGATTATTCACAAAGGTTCTCTTGTTTCAGAATTGTCCACAGATGATTTAATGGCTCAATGCGAGCGACACTTGATCATCCGAACTGACTGTGCTGATAAGGCAATCAATGTTCTACAAGCACAGTTGGGCATTACGAAATATAAAATTTTGACACCATATACAATTTCCTTAAAGGAGTATGTTGGACAATCAGAAGTTGTCAATAAGACTTTAATACAGAATGGCCTTGTTCTTTTCGAGTCAACAATCTATGAGGATAGTTTGGAGGATTACTTTAATTCGATTATAGTGAGGAGGTGA
- a CDS encoding response regulator transcription factor, with protein sequence MIELVLRTTESSGLVKEQILARLDGGQALPDADPILEYSGLCIDSLRHQASYQGQEISLTENYEFHTLAYLASQPGRVYTKEQIYRAVWKEEPVDVSSAVFCVIANIRQKVRKVTKKEYIQTVWGVGYKFVDVPGE encoded by the coding sequence ATGATTGAACTGGTACTTCGCACGACAGAAAGTTCCGGTCTGGTGAAGGAACAGATCCTGGCAAGGCTGGATGGAGGTCAGGCATTGCCGGATGCAGATCCAATCCTTGAGTATTCCGGACTTTGTATTGATTCACTCCGCCACCAGGCGTCATATCAGGGGCAAGAAATTTCTCTGACAGAGAATTACGAATTTCACACCCTGGCGTACCTTGCCAGTCAGCCGGGTAGAGTCTACACGAAAGAGCAGATTTATCGGGCAGTCTGGAAAGAAGAGCCGGTGGATGTAAGCAGTGCCGTGTTCTGTGTTATTGCAAATATCCGTCAGAAGGTGAGAAAGGTTACAAAGAAAGAATATATCCAGACGGTGTGGGGAGTTGGATACAAGTTTGTAGATGTCCCAGGGGAGTGA
- a CDS encoding sigma-70 family RNA polymerase sigma factor, with protein MFEKKLVKKLIFDEGEIETLIQENYKCIYRYCFYHVRNREVAQDITQDVFLKFIKEIDRYKEYGRLKNYLYVIAKNSIRDYIRKTQNVNLKLVEEEYDDGGIDKKLMQMSIWEALDSLDDLDKEIIILRYYQELRIKDISQIIDIPASTVRYKLKNAEKALKNRLEL; from the coding sequence GTGTTTGAAAAAAAGCTTGTGAAAAAACTTATCTTCGATGAGGGTGAGATAGAGACGTTAATACAAGAAAACTATAAATGTATATATAGATATTGTTTTTATCATGTGAGAAATAGGGAGGTGGCTCAAGATATTACTCAGGATGTGTTTTTAAAGTTCATAAAGGAAATAGATAGATATAAAGAATATGGTAGGCTGAAGAACTATTTATATGTTATTGCAAAAAATTCTATCAGGGATTACATCCGTAAAACCCAAAATGTGAATTTGAAATTAGTGGAAGAAGAATATGATGATGGCGGCATAGATAAAAAGTTAATGCAAATGAGCATATGGGAAGCATTGGACTCTTTGGATGATTTAGACAAGGAAATAATTATTTTGAGATATTATCAGGAACTCAGAATTAAAGATATTTCTCAGATAATAGATATTCCTGCATCCACTGTTCGATATAAATTGAAAAATGCTGAAAAAGCGTTGAAAAATAGATTGGAGTTATGA
- a CDS encoding ABC transporter ATP-binding protein, whose product MKLAMEHLSKQFKNKIAVKQIDTVLTEGVYGFLGANGAGKTTLLQMICGIIEPTSGEVKVNGENNLQMGERFRDLLGYLPQEFGYTPGFTAQDFMLYIASIKGLQPKYAKRRTRELLRLVNLEKEADRKIRTFSGGMKRRLGIAQALLNDPKILILDEPTAGLDPKERAYFRNIISEMSKDKIIIISTHIVSDIEYISDQVLVMKKGSFILQGTPEELLDKVKGEVWSCHIPNKDWTRFEAQFCIANSHALANYVDARIVSLEAPIEGAINVEPTLEDLYLKYFSDEMEVGDRN is encoded by the coding sequence ATGAAATTAGCTATGGAACATCTGTCTAAACAATTTAAAAATAAAATTGCGGTAAAACAGATTGATACGGTATTAACAGAAGGAGTATATGGGTTTTTAGGTGCCAATGGCGCAGGAAAAACAACGCTTTTACAAATGATCTGCGGAATTATTGAACCTACATCTGGAGAAGTTAAAGTAAACGGTGAAAATAATTTACAGATGGGAGAGCGGTTTCGGGATTTATTGGGATATTTACCGCAGGAGTTTGGATATACGCCAGGTTTTACAGCGCAGGATTTTATGCTCTATATTGCTTCGATTAAAGGTTTGCAGCCGAAATATGCAAAGAGAAGAACAAGAGAACTATTAAGGCTGGTTAATTTAGAGAAAGAGGCAGATAGGAAAATCAGAACTTTTTCAGGAGGGATGAAGCGACGATTGGGTATTGCTCAAGCTCTGTTAAATGATCCTAAAATTTTAATTTTAGATGAACCGACTGCAGGGTTAGATCCAAAAGAACGTGCGTATTTCCGAAATATAATATCTGAAATGTCAAAAGATAAAATTATCATTATATCGACACATATTGTATCGGATATAGAATATATTTCTGATCAGGTACTGGTGATGAAAAAAGGAAGCTTTATCTTGCAGGGAACACCAGAAGAGCTACTTGATAAAGTGAAAGGAGAGGTGTGGTCCTGCCATATTCCAAATAAAGACTGGACAAGATTTGAAGCGCAGTTTTGTATAGCAAATTCACATGCATTAGCGAATTATGTTGATGCCAGAATTGTGTCTTTAGAAGCTCCAATTGAGGGGGCTATTAATGTTGAACCAACTTTGGAGGATTTGTATTTAAAGTATTTTTCGGATGAGATGGAAGTAGGTGACAGAAATTAA
- a CDS encoding ABC transporter permease, whose amino-acid sequence MGGMIKYEWKKIWKSRLTQISVIGCCLFLIFCVYSSIIQITAIDQNGQTVSGMQAVEVLKDTQQRQELTQDRVNEIVNQYLEYANNPDTNSNNEAYHYLSEEKYRTFYQSNRELLSLISNVYKEPGSSTDIKDVFEENVGKDFIQARLERDQKYIQSREERGQLMPVEADYWEREVEKIPEYQYGYHKGWDMILDALTWPVLIMMIICIGIAPIFSGEYQSKCDSLILCMKYGKSKLIFAKIITVWLFTTCVYWGITLIYSAVYLGLLGADGAALPIQLKYPAVSVGYHLTMGEAVIYALVLAYFFTLGIVGITLLMSALLKNTYGVIIIAFLLIIIPTFLSPDTGGYTWSRILSLFPSKIADFSFQSYTAYSIGNVVIRWPDMAMIVNGAGAVIFSAMSYWIFRKHQVNK is encoded by the coding sequence ATGGGTGGAATGATTAAATATGAATGGAAAAAGATATGGAAAAGCAGACTAACACAAATATCAGTTATAGGATGTTGTTTATTTTTGATTTTTTGTGTTTATTCAAGCATTATTCAAATTACTGCAATAGATCAAAATGGCCAGACTGTAAGTGGAATGCAAGCTGTTGAAGTTTTGAAAGATACTCAGCAGCGGCAAGAATTAACACAGGATAGAGTGAATGAAATTGTAAATCAGTATTTAGAGTACGCTAATAACCCTGATACTAATTCCAATAACGAAGCGTACCATTACTTGTCTGAAGAAAAATATAGAACTTTTTATCAATCCAACAGAGAGTTACTGAGTTTGATTTCAAATGTATATAAGGAACCCGGCAGTAGTACGGACATAAAGGATGTTTTTGAGGAAAATGTCGGTAAAGATTTTATACAAGCACGTCTTGAGAGAGACCAGAAATATATTCAATCAAGAGAAGAGCGAGGCCAGCTTATGCCTGTTGAAGCAGATTATTGGGAGCGTGAAGTGGAAAAAATACCGGAATATCAATATGGTTATCACAAAGGCTGGGACATGATTTTAGATGCACTGACATGGCCTGTTCTGATTATGATGATTATTTGCATCGGAATCGCACCGATTTTTTCCGGGGAATATCAATCAAAATGCGACTCGCTAATACTATGTATGAAATATGGAAAAAGCAAATTGATTTTTGCCAAAATCATTACAGTGTGGCTATTTACGACCTGTGTATACTGGGGAATTACGTTAATTTATTCAGCAGTATATCTTGGCCTTCTAGGAGCTGATGGAGCAGCCCTACCAATCCAATTAAAATATCCTGCAGTATCCGTGGGATATCATTTAACAATGGGAGAGGCAGTTATTTATGCATTGGTTTTAGCATATTTCTTTACTCTGGGGATAGTGGGAATAACGCTTTTAATGTCTGCATTACTAAAAAACACATATGGAGTTATTATTATTGCTTTTCTTTTAATAATCATCCCCACCTTTTTATCACCAGATACCGGAGGATATACTTGGAGTCGTATATTGTCTTTATTCCCATCCAAAATTGCAGATTTCTCTTTCCAGTCCTATACTGCCTACAGTATAGGAAATGTGGTAATAAGGTGGCCAGATATGGCAATGATAGTAAACGGCGCCGGAGCTGTTATATTTTCTGCGATGAGTTATTGGATTTTTAGAAAACACCAAGTTAATAAATAA
- a CDS encoding response regulator transcription factor, protein MRQIEIILRTTDPAGKVTEQILAKFDTEKPATESDEVLQYSGLRIDPDKHQVSYQGSVLPLTETYEFQTLVYLSSQPGRVFTKEQIYQAVWKEEPVDVSSAVFCVIANIRQKLRKVTKKEYIQTVWGVGYKFVDVPGE, encoded by the coding sequence ATGAGGCAAATTGAAATCATCCTCCGTACCACGGATCCAGCTGGAAAGGTGACAGAGCAGATCCTGGCAAAATTCGATACAGAGAAGCCAGCGACAGAGAGTGATGAGGTTCTTCAGTATTCCGGTCTTCGCATAGATCCAGACAAGCACCAGGTTTCTTACCAGGGGAGCGTGCTTCCGTTGACGGAAACGTATGAATTTCAGACACTGGTTTATCTCTCCAGTCAGCCAGGAAGAGTTTTCACGAAAGAGCAGATTTACCAGGCAGTCTGGAAGGAGGAGCCGGTGGATGTAAGCAGTGCGGTATTCTGTGTCATTGCAAATATCCGCCAGAAGTTGCGGAAGGTTACAAAGAAAGAATATATCCAGACGGTGTGGGGAGTTGGATACAAGTTTGTAGATGTCCCAGGGGAGTGA